TCAAGCGGATGATCAGCGAGGCGCGCGATCAGGGCACGCTGATCGACGCCACGTACGGCCGGCGCACGCGGGCCGTGATCTTCACCGACAGCGGCCACGTCATTCTCTCCGCCGTGCAGCCTGAGACCGTCGCGCACCGTCTCGGTTCGCGAGAATCGCTGCATGCCGGCGACATCGTCTAGGAGGCGTTCGTGTCCAAAGGTTTGTTGATTGTGCTTTCCGGGCCGTCCGGGGCGGGCAAGGGCACCGTGCGCGCCGCCCTGATGGAACGGCAGCCGGAGCTCCGCTACGGGATTTCGGTGACGACGCGCGCCCGGCGCGCGCATGAGATGGACGGCGTCCACTACTACTTCATCGACCGCGAGGACTTTTTGCGGCGCCGGGACCGCGGCGAGTTCGTGGAGTGGGCGGAGGTCTACGGCAACTATTACGCCACGCCACGGGAGCCCATGGAGACGTGGCTCGCAGAGGGCCACGACGTCCTGATCGAGAAGGACATCCAGGGCGCCATGACCCTGAAGCGCGCGTACCCGGACGCCTGCTTCGTCTTCATCCTGCCTCCCTCCCTTGAGGAATTGCGCCGGCGCATCACCGCCCGC
The sequence above is drawn from the Clostridia bacterium genome and encodes:
- a CDS encoding DUF370 domain-containing protein, with the protein product MDIKLINIGFGNIVSANRIIAIVSPESAPIKRMISEARDQGTLIDATYGRRTRAVIFTDSGHVILSAVQPETVAHRLGSRESLHAGDIV
- the gmk gene encoding guanylate kinase, whose protein sequence is MSKGLLIVLSGPSGAGKGTVRAALMERQPELRYGISVTTRARRAHEMDGVHYYFIDREDFLRRRDRGEFVEWAEVYGNYYATPREPMETWLAEGHDVLIEKDIQGAMTLKRAYPDACFVFILPPSLEELRRRITARGSESAEARNQRLASASHELTYLDRYDYAVVNDQVDAAVDKLLAIIKAEKCRVSRQPDLIEKIRSGGAV